From a single Streptomyces sp. NBC_01264 genomic region:
- a CDS encoding MFS transporter, giving the protein MGHYGHVAPVRSSDDGSGPARRAGRAFGRALHLPFTGTARGIRRATHAHGAGESGLGKLIELHAINGAGDVMITVALASTVFFSVPTDEARGRVALYLAITMAPFTLLAPVIGPLLDRLPHGRRAAMAGAMLTRALLAVMMSGAVATGGLELYPAALGVLVASKAYGVVRSAVVPRLLPPGFSLVKANSRVTLAGLLATGAAAPVGAALHTIGPPWPLYGACAIFIWGTFAAFTLPHKVDEAKGERRARLSTHEAHSKRPGLRTVSRPVLCGLLANASMRGLSGFLIFFLAFLLREHPLAGQSAAVSLGIVAVSAGVGNACGTAVGAWLRARAPEAIIATVLSLTLAVAVLAAVFFSGVFIAVLGTTAGFCQALAKLSLDAMIQRDVPEAVRTSAFARSETVLQVAWVLGGAIGIALPLNGVLGMSVAAAVVALGTTMALRGFLTSPRHQHTTPSRPRVA; this is encoded by the coding sequence GTGGGGCACTATGGCCACGTGGCACCCGTACGGTCGTCCGATGACGGCTCGGGACCGGCCAGGCGGGCCGGCCGGGCCTTCGGGCGTGCCCTCCACCTGCCGTTCACCGGAACGGCGCGCGGGATCCGGCGCGCCACGCACGCGCACGGGGCGGGCGAATCGGGCCTCGGCAAGCTGATCGAGCTGCACGCCATCAACGGCGCCGGTGACGTGATGATCACAGTCGCGCTCGCCTCCACCGTCTTCTTCTCCGTCCCCACGGACGAGGCACGCGGCCGAGTGGCCCTGTACCTCGCCATCACGATGGCCCCCTTCACCCTGCTGGCCCCCGTGATCGGCCCCCTGCTGGACCGGCTGCCGCACGGGCGGCGGGCCGCGATGGCCGGCGCGATGCTCACCCGGGCCCTGCTGGCCGTGATGATGTCGGGCGCGGTGGCCACGGGCGGCCTGGAGCTGTACCCGGCCGCCCTCGGGGTCCTCGTCGCCTCCAAGGCCTACGGCGTGGTCCGCAGCGCGGTCGTCCCCCGACTCCTCCCACCGGGGTTCTCCCTGGTCAAGGCGAACTCCCGGGTCACCCTGGCCGGCCTGCTCGCCACCGGCGCCGCCGCGCCCGTGGGCGCCGCCCTGCACACGATCGGTCCGCCGTGGCCGCTCTACGGGGCGTGCGCGATCTTCATCTGGGGCACCTTCGCGGCGTTCACGCTGCCCCACAAGGTGGACGAGGCCAAGGGCGAACGCCGGGCCCGGCTTTCCACCCACGAGGCCCACTCCAAGCGCCCGGGGCTGCGCACGGTCAGCCGGCCGGTGCTGTGCGGGCTGCTGGCGAACGCGTCGATGCGCGGGCTGTCCGGGTTCCTCATCTTCTTCCTGGCGTTCCTGCTGCGCGAGCACCCCCTCGCCGGGCAGAGCGCGGCGGTGTCGCTGGGCATCGTCGCCGTCTCGGCGGGCGTCGGCAACGCCTGCGGGACGGCCGTGGGGGCCTGGCTCCGCGCCCGGGCGCCCGAGGCGATCATCGCCACCGTGCTCTCCCTGACGCTGGCGGTGGCCGTCCTCGCGGCGGTGTTCTTCAGCGGGGTGTTCATCGCCGTCCTGGGCACGACGGCCGGCTTCTGCCAGGCGCTGGCGAAGCTCTCGCTGGACGCGATGATCCAGCGCGACGTGCCGGAGGCCGTCCGGACGTCGGCGTTCGCCCGCTCGGAGACGGTGCTCCAGGTGGCGTGGGTGCTGGGCGGCGCGATCGGCATCGCGCTTCCCCTGAACGGCGTGCTCGGCATGTCGGTGGCCGCGGCGGTCGTCGCCCTGGGCACGACGATGGCCCTCCGCGGCTTCCTGACCTCCCCGCGCCACCAGCACACCACGCCGTCGCGCCCCCGGGTGGCGTAG
- a CDS encoding 1,4-dihydroxy-6-naphthoate synthase, protein MTGTDAGTDPATAAGLARPVRIAYSPCPNDTFVFDAWAHGRVPGAPDLDVTFADIDVTNGLAERGEDCEFDVLKVSFAVLPWVLDDYALLPCGGALGRGCGPLVLTREPGLDLTGRTVAVPSERSTAYLLFRLWAADVLPEGVGKVVVLPFHEIMPAVRDGRVDAGLVIHEARFTYQDYGLHCLADMGEHWESTTGLPIPLGAIIAKRSLGADALRALAESARTSVRMAWADPEASRPYVRAHAQELDPAVADQHIGLYVNEFTADLGEAGYAAVRGLLTRAAAEGLVPAIAADALAFP, encoded by the coding sequence ATGACCGGAACCGACGCCGGAACCGACCCCGCAACCGCCGCCGGCCTCGCCCGGCCCGTACGGATCGCGTACTCGCCCTGCCCGAACGACACCTTCGTCTTCGACGCCTGGGCCCACGGCCGGGTCCCCGGCGCGCCCGACCTCGACGTCACCTTCGCCGACATCGACGTCACCAACGGCCTGGCCGAGCGCGGCGAGGACTGCGAGTTCGACGTGCTGAAGGTGTCCTTCGCCGTCCTGCCGTGGGTCCTCGACGACTACGCGCTACTCCCGTGCGGCGGCGCGCTGGGCCGTGGCTGCGGCCCCCTGGTCCTGACCCGGGAGCCGGGCCTGGACCTGACCGGCAGGACGGTCGCGGTCCCGAGCGAACGCTCCACCGCCTACCTGCTGTTCCGGCTGTGGGCCGCCGACGTGCTGCCCGAAGGGGTCGGCAAGGTGGTCGTCCTCCCCTTCCACGAGATCATGCCCGCCGTGCGCGACGGCCGGGTCGACGCCGGACTGGTCATCCACGAGGCCCGCTTCACCTACCAGGACTACGGACTGCACTGCCTGGCCGACATGGGCGAGCACTGGGAGTCCACGACCGGCCTGCCGATCCCGCTCGGCGCGATCATCGCCAAGCGCTCCCTGGGCGCGGACGCGCTGCGCGCGCTCGCCGAGTCGGCCCGTACCTCGGTCCGGATGGCCTGGGCCGACCCGGAGGCGTCCCGGCCCTACGTACGGGCGCACGCGCAGGAGCTGGACCCGGCCGTCGCCGACCAGCACATCGGGCTGTACGTCAACGAGTTCACCGCCGACCTCGGCGAAGCCGGCTACGCGGCGGTGCGCGGCCTGCTGACCAGGGCGGCCGCAGAGGGACTGGTTCCGGCCATCGCGGCCGACGCACTGGCCTTCCCGTAG
- a CDS encoding FecCD family ABC transporter permease, which translates to MSAPAPAAPARPLPAAPTAGRRALTARRIAWTAGGLAALLCAVLLSLAVGARAVPPGEVFDALFRGATGPNAEVVRTLRVPRTLIALMVGAGLALAGTALQGITRNPIADPGILGISQGAGVAVVCAIAFAGVHTLSGYVWFAFAGAAVASVAVYAVASGGRGGATPVKLALAGAAINALLVSVTMGVLTTKASALDEFRFWQVGSIAGRDASVVHQIWPFLLIGAVLVVSVARGLDALALGEDLAKGLGQNVAAVRIVGGLGATVLTGAGVAAAGPIAFVGLAVPHLARAAVGSDHRWVLPMAALIGPVMLLVADVLGRIVVPPGEVPAGVMTALIGVPFLVALIRRKAAVA; encoded by the coding sequence ATGTCAGCCCCCGCTCCCGCGGCTCCCGCGCGTCCCCTCCCCGCGGCCCCCACGGCGGGTCGGCGCGCCCTGACGGCCCGTCGCATCGCGTGGACGGCGGGCGGCCTCGCCGCACTGCTGTGCGCGGTGCTCCTCAGTCTCGCCGTCGGCGCCCGCGCCGTCCCTCCCGGCGAGGTCTTCGACGCGCTCTTCCGGGGCGCCACCGGACCGAACGCCGAGGTCGTCCGCACGCTGCGGGTACCGCGCACCCTCATAGCCCTGATGGTCGGCGCGGGCCTCGCCCTCGCCGGGACCGCGCTCCAGGGCATCACCCGCAACCCGATCGCCGACCCCGGCATCCTCGGCATCAGCCAGGGAGCCGGGGTCGCGGTCGTCTGCGCCATCGCCTTCGCGGGGGTGCACACGCTCAGCGGCTACGTCTGGTTCGCCTTCGCGGGCGCCGCCGTCGCCTCGGTGGCCGTGTACGCCGTCGCCTCCGGCGGGCGCGGCGGGGCGACCCCCGTCAAACTGGCGCTGGCCGGGGCCGCGATCAACGCCCTGCTGGTGTCGGTCACCATGGGCGTCCTCACGACGAAGGCCTCGGCGCTGGACGAGTTCCGCTTCTGGCAGGTCGGCTCGATCGCCGGCCGCGACGCCTCCGTCGTCCACCAGATCTGGCCGTTCCTCCTCATCGGCGCCGTCCTGGTGGTGTCGGTGGCCCGCGGCCTGGACGCGCTCGCGCTGGGCGAGGACCTCGCGAAGGGACTCGGGCAGAACGTCGCGGCCGTACGGATCGTCGGCGGCCTCGGCGCCACCGTCCTCACCGGCGCCGGGGTCGCGGCGGCCGGGCCGATCGCCTTCGTCGGACTGGCCGTACCCCACCTCGCACGGGCCGCGGTCGGCAGCGACCACCGCTGGGTGCTGCCGATGGCGGCCCTGATCGGCCCGGTGATGCTGCTCGTCGCGGACGTGCTCGGGCGGATCGTGGTGCCGCCCGGCGAGGTCCCGGCCGGGGTGATGACCGCGCTGATCGGGGTCCCGTTCCTGGTCGCGCTGATCCGCCGGAAGGCGGCGGTGGCATGA
- a CDS encoding HAD family hydrolase, translating to MTPETQLTVGFDLDMTLIDSRPGIKAAFEALSAETGTYIDTAQTVSRLGPPLDQELAYWFPEADIPAMADRYREIYPTHAIAPTPAMPGAREAVEAVRALGGRAIVVTAKHEPNARLHLDHLEIKPDAVIGSLWAEAKAIALREYAAQVYVGDHVGDVRGARTAGAVSVTVPTGPCPEPELREAGADVVLTDLTELPAWLAEYERRRTA from the coding sequence ATGACTCCCGAGACGCAGCTGACCGTCGGGTTCGACCTCGACATGACCCTCATCGACTCCCGGCCGGGCATCAAGGCGGCCTTCGAGGCGCTCTCGGCCGAGACGGGCACGTACATCGACACCGCGCAGACCGTTTCGCGCCTCGGTCCGCCGCTGGACCAGGAGCTCGCGTACTGGTTCCCGGAGGCGGACATCCCCGCCATGGCCGACCGCTACCGGGAGATCTATCCCACCCACGCCATCGCGCCGACCCCGGCGATGCCCGGCGCCCGCGAGGCGGTCGAGGCGGTCCGTGCGCTGGGCGGCCGCGCGATCGTCGTCACCGCCAAGCACGAGCCCAACGCACGCCTGCACCTGGACCACCTGGAGATCAAGCCCGACGCGGTCATCGGCTCGCTGTGGGCGGAGGCCAAGGCGATCGCCCTGCGCGAGTACGCCGCCCAGGTCTACGTCGGCGACCACGTCGGCGACGTCCGCGGCGCCCGTACGGCCGGAGCCGTGTCGGTGACGGTCCCGACGGGCCCGTGCCCGGAGCCGGAACTGCGGGAGGCGGGCGCGGACGTGGTCCTGACGGACCTCACGGAGCTGCCGGCCTGGCTCGCGGAGTACGAGCGCAGGCGGACCGCGTAG
- a CDS encoding FecCD family ABC transporter permease, whose amino-acid sequence MTPGTRVRPAGYALVRPRSGRGSFLLHRRAAVTALCLAVLLAAVCVAYLSLGESFVAPGEVVKVLLGQPSPDDLIVGTLRLPRMTVGLLVGLAFGVAGALIQTVARNPLASPDIIGISQGASAVTVAALTFGVTSCTVLPYLSVLGGMTAAALVYVFAWRGGLHATRFVLIGIGFAIALRSVTTLLMTKGDYLVAQQAQIWMTGSLNGRGWDVATPLSWVLLALLPGVLWAARAQRTVSLDDDTATALGIRLGRVRLGLVALGVILASVATGAAGPVDFVALLAPQIARRMTRTAQIPLLCSALTGAVIVVLGDLLARKLLSPTELPVGVLTAAVGAPYLIWLIMRSRSGGKP is encoded by the coding sequence ATGACCCCCGGTACCCGGGTCCGCCCGGCCGGCTATGCCCTGGTCCGCCCCCGTTCCGGCCGCGGCTCCTTCCTCCTGCACCGCCGGGCGGCGGTCACGGCGCTCTGCCTGGCCGTACTCCTGGCGGCGGTGTGCGTCGCGTACCTCTCCCTCGGCGAGTCCTTCGTGGCCCCCGGCGAGGTGGTCAAGGTCCTGCTCGGGCAGCCCTCCCCCGACGACCTGATCGTCGGCACCCTGCGGCTGCCCCGGATGACTGTGGGCCTGCTCGTCGGCCTGGCCTTCGGGGTGGCCGGCGCGCTGATCCAGACCGTCGCCCGCAACCCGCTCGCCTCCCCCGACATCATCGGCATCAGCCAGGGCGCGAGCGCCGTCACGGTGGCGGCGCTGACCTTCGGCGTCACCTCGTGCACGGTCCTGCCGTACCTCTCGGTCCTCGGCGGGATGACCGCCGCCGCCCTCGTGTACGTCTTCGCCTGGCGCGGCGGCCTGCACGCCACCCGCTTCGTCCTCATCGGCATCGGCTTCGCGATCGCCCTGCGCTCGGTGACCACCCTCCTGATGACCAAGGGCGACTACCTGGTCGCGCAGCAGGCGCAGATCTGGATGACGGGCTCCCTCAACGGCCGTGGCTGGGACGTGGCGACCCCTCTCTCCTGGGTCCTGCTCGCCCTCCTCCCCGGCGTCCTGTGGGCGGCCCGCGCGCAGCGCACGGTCTCCCTCGACGACGACACGGCCACCGCGCTGGGCATCCGGCTGGGCCGGGTCCGCCTCGGCCTCGTCGCCCTCGGCGTGATCCTCGCCTCCGTGGCGACGGGCGCGGCCGGCCCGGTGGACTTCGTGGCCCTGCTGGCCCCGCAGATCGCCCGCCGGATGACCCGTACCGCCCAGATCCCCCTGCTCTGCTCCGCCCTGACGGGTGCGGTGATCGTCGTCCTGGGCGACCTGCTCGCCCGCAAGCTCCTGTCCCCGACCGAACTCCCGGTGGGCGTGCTGACGGCCGCCGTAGGAGCCCCGTACCTGATCTGGCTGATCATGCGCAGCCGTAGTGGAGGCAAGCCGTGA
- a CDS encoding acyltransferase family protein, which translates to MSRSAPVLPGRRGTLGELYSPRANSFGVLRLVLASSVVLSHVWPLGWGPLDPLWKYSGQQTDVGKMAVIGFFVLSGFMITGSGARSTSGRYAWHRALRILPGLWGSLLVSSLIIVPFLYSYLHGSVDGYWNHPQGPVSYLQGTWNTSISTHWDIAGVLAEGKARGTNFDPGVNGALWSLKYEILCYVMVGVLAASGVLTRARKLVPLSAALLGILILRDWIAAPSLRGIPANMSAAVEVPFLGAMSVHFIIHLCFVFLIGATFQLYRDRVPVHDGLALLCAAVLGGSLAFGGVFVFGYPAFAYLLLWLAIRLPRPFQKIGRKRDYSYGIYIYGFTVEQALALLGYAKYGKPVFLLLAMAGTLVLAALSWHLIESPAMKLKNWTPWFVRRLQQRGTAAAQPQPQTQSQPAGEPEPSPVTTGG; encoded by the coding sequence ATGTCTCGCAGCGCACCAGTCCTGCCCGGCCGGCGCGGAACCCTCGGTGAGCTGTACTCACCGCGGGCCAACAGCTTCGGCGTCCTGCGCCTGGTCCTCGCCTCGTCGGTCGTGCTCTCCCACGTGTGGCCGCTCGGCTGGGGTCCCCTGGACCCGCTGTGGAAGTACAGCGGACAGCAGACCGACGTCGGCAAGATGGCCGTCATCGGCTTCTTCGTCCTGTCCGGATTCATGATCACGGGCAGCGGCGCCCGCAGCACCTCCGGCCGATACGCCTGGCACCGCGCCCTGCGCATCCTGCCCGGCCTGTGGGGCTCGCTCCTCGTCTCCTCGCTGATCATCGTCCCCTTCCTGTACTCCTACCTCCACGGCTCGGTGGACGGGTACTGGAACCACCCCCAGGGCCCGGTCAGTTACCTCCAGGGCACGTGGAACACCTCGATCAGCACCCACTGGGACATAGCCGGTGTGCTGGCCGAAGGAAAGGCCCGCGGAACCAACTTCGACCCCGGCGTCAACGGCGCCCTGTGGTCCCTGAAGTACGAGATCCTCTGCTACGTCATGGTCGGCGTGCTGGCCGCCTCCGGTGTCCTCACCCGGGCCCGCAAGCTCGTCCCGCTGTCGGCCGCCCTGCTCGGCATCCTGATCCTGCGGGACTGGATCGCCGCCCCCTCGCTGCGCGGCATCCCCGCCAACATGAGCGCCGCCGTGGAGGTGCCGTTCCTGGGCGCCATGTCGGTGCACTTCATCATTCACCTGTGCTTCGTGTTCCTGATCGGCGCCACGTTCCAGCTGTACCGCGACCGGGTGCCGGTCCACGACGGCCTGGCGCTGCTGTGCGCCGCGGTGCTCGGCGGGTCGCTGGCCTTCGGCGGGGTCTTCGTCTTCGGCTACCCCGCGTTCGCCTACCTGCTGCTGTGGCTCGCGATCCGGCTGCCGCGGCCGTTCCAGAAGATCGGGCGCAAGCGGGACTACTCGTACGGCATCTACATCTACGGCTTCACCGTGGAGCAGGCCCTCGCCCTGCTGGGCTACGCCAAGTACGGCAAGCCGGTCTTCCTGCTGCTGGCCATGGCCGGCACGCTGGTGCTGGCGGCGCTCTCCTGGCACCTGATCGAGTCGCCGGCCATGAAGCTGAAGAACTGGACGCCGTGGTTCGTCCGCAGGCTCCAGCAGCGCGGGACCGCGGCGGCGCAGCCGCAGCCGCAGACCCAGTCGCAACCCGCCGGGGAGCCGGAGCCGTCCCCGGTGACCACCGGCGGCTGA
- a CDS encoding futalosine hydrolase: MRALIVTAVTAEADSVVRGLSGPVPHPDHVPVDEHSPDHAPGSEPPRTLPGGYLIHRRGAFDVLVAGVGPAAAAAGAATALALAAAPGYGLVVSAGIGGGFAPAAPIGSLVVADAIVAADLGAETPQGFLTVTELGFGRSVHLPPAELAARAAEATGALLAPVLTVSTVTGTAARTTALAARHPLAGAEAMEGFGVAEAAAAHGLPVLEVRAVSNAVGPRDRDAWRIGDALTALADGFRALGPVLASWGGPS; this comes from the coding sequence ATGCGCGCGCTCATCGTGACCGCGGTGACGGCGGAGGCCGACTCCGTCGTCCGAGGCCTGTCCGGTCCGGTCCCTCATCCGGACCACGTCCCCGTCGACGAGCACAGCCCGGACCACGCCCCCGGCAGCGAACCGCCGCGCACCCTCCCCGGCGGTTACCTCATCCACCGCCGGGGAGCCTTCGACGTACTGGTCGCCGGGGTCGGCCCGGCCGCCGCGGCCGCCGGCGCCGCGACCGCCCTGGCGCTCGCGGCAGCCCCCGGCTACGGCCTCGTCGTCTCCGCCGGCATCGGCGGCGGGTTCGCGCCCGCCGCCCCGATCGGCTCCCTCGTGGTCGCCGATGCCATCGTCGCCGCCGATCTGGGCGCCGAGACCCCGCAGGGGTTCCTCACCGTCACCGAACTCGGCTTCGGCCGCAGCGTGCACCTGCCTCCCGCGGAGCTCGCCGCGCGCGCCGCCGAGGCGACCGGGGCGCTCCTCGCGCCCGTCCTGACCGTCTCCACCGTCACCGGCACCGCCGCCCGTACGACCGCCCTCGCCGCCCGCCACCCGCTCGCCGGGGCCGAGGCCATGGAGGGCTTCGGGGTCGCCGAGGCCGCCGCCGCCCACGGGCTGCCCGTGCTGGAGGTCCGTGCCGTCTCCAACGCCGTGGGCCCGCGGGACCGCGACGCCTGGCGGATCGGCGACGCGCTGACGGCGCTGGCCGACGGCTTCCGGGCCCTGGGCCCCGTACTCGCTTCCTGGGGAGGACCCTCATGA
- a CDS encoding cold-shock protein, which yields MPTGKVKWFNSEKGFGFLSRDDGGDVFVHSSVLPDGLDALKPGQRVEFGVVAGQRGDQALSVIVLDPAPSVAAAQRRKPDELASIVQDLTTLLENVTQQLERGRYPDKAHGGKIAGMLRAVADQLDV from the coding sequence GTGCCTACCGGCAAGGTCAAATGGTTCAACAGCGAGAAGGGCTTCGGCTTTCTCTCCCGCGACGACGGCGGCGACGTCTTCGTTCACTCGTCGGTGCTCCCCGACGGGCTGGACGCGCTCAAGCCCGGCCAGCGCGTCGAGTTCGGTGTTGTCGCGGGGCAGCGCGGTGACCAGGCACTTTCGGTGATCGTCCTGGATCCGGCACCCTCCGTCGCGGCCGCGCAGCGGCGCAAGCCCGACGAGCTCGCGTCCATCGTGCAGGACCTCACGACCCTGCTGGAGAACGTCACGCAGCAACTGGAGCGGGGCCGTTACCCCGACAAGGCGCACGGCGGGAAGATCGCCGGCATGCTGCGTGCGGTGGCCGACCAGCTCGACGTCTGA
- a CDS encoding ABC transporter ATP-binding protein, whose protein sequence is MSRLSARELTLAYEDRVVVEDLDLAVPDGKVTVIVGPNACGKSTTLRALGRLLRPRSGSVVLDGEALSSLPTRRIARAVGLLPQSPSAPEAITVADLVARGRQPHQHWWQQWSEADERAVVDAMARTSVADLADRPVDALSGGQRQRVWIAMALAQDTDILLLDEPTTFLDIAHQVEVLDLVRRLNHERGRTVVAVLHDLNQAARYADHLVAMKSGRVVAEGPPALVVTADLVREVFGLDSIVIPDPVTGSPLIVPTSPWTAPVPSV, encoded by the coding sequence GTGAGCCGTCTGTCCGCGCGGGAACTGACCCTCGCGTACGAGGACCGGGTCGTCGTGGAGGACCTGGACCTTGCCGTCCCGGACGGCAAGGTCACGGTGATCGTCGGCCCGAACGCCTGCGGCAAGTCGACGACGCTACGGGCCCTGGGCCGGCTGCTCCGTCCCCGGTCGGGCTCGGTGGTCCTGGACGGCGAGGCCCTGTCCTCCCTCCCCACCCGGCGGATCGCCCGGGCCGTCGGGCTCCTCCCGCAGTCCCCCTCCGCCCCGGAGGCGATCACGGTCGCGGACCTGGTGGCGCGGGGACGGCAGCCGCACCAGCACTGGTGGCAGCAGTGGTCGGAGGCGGACGAGCGGGCGGTCGTCGACGCGATGGCCAGGACCTCGGTGGCGGACCTGGCGGACCGGCCGGTGGACGCGCTGTCGGGCGGGCAGCGGCAGCGGGTCTGGATCGCGATGGCTCTCGCCCAGGACACGGACATCCTGCTCCTGGACGAGCCGACGACCTTCCTGGACATCGCCCACCAGGTGGAGGTGCTGGACCTGGTCCGGCGCCTGAACCACGAACGGGGCCGCACGGTCGTCGCCGTCCTCCACGACCTCAACCAGGCCGCGCGGTACGCGGACCACCTGGTGGCGATGAAATCGGGCCGGGTGGTCGCGGAGGGCCCACCGGCGCTGGTCGTCACGGCCGACCTGGTCCGCGAGGTCTTCGGCCTCGACTCGATCGTCATCCCGGACCCGGTGACGGGCTCCCCCCTGATCGTCCCGACATCACCGTGGACGGCGCCGGTGCCTTCCGTCTGA
- a CDS encoding DUF2771 domain-containing protein, whose protein sequence is MTAPLFSGRARRSVAALGAVSAGLLLLSACDKPTPLATVTVGTSSVSTEAACSDAKELTGEKVQECFNDLKHSKNIDYGRGDTLRLGVEPDVVEDGKKWQAVLDGQPITEPSSNTYRSFPGADLFATGGQGEAPASKKLNIVQVSEDGKPLAVWAFNVKLK, encoded by the coding sequence ATGACCGCACCGCTTTTCTCGGGTAGGGCCCGCCGCAGCGTCGCGGCCCTCGGAGCCGTTTCCGCCGGCCTCCTCCTCCTCTCCGCGTGTGACAAGCCGACGCCGCTGGCGACCGTGACGGTCGGCACCTCGTCGGTGTCCACCGAAGCCGCCTGCAGCGACGCCAAGGAACTCACGGGCGAGAAGGTCCAGGAGTGCTTCAACGACCTCAAGCACTCCAAGAACATCGACTACGGCCGCGGCGACACGCTGCGCCTCGGTGTCGAGCCGGACGTCGTCGAGGACGGCAAGAAGTGGCAGGCGGTCCTCGACGGACAGCCCATCACCGAGCCCTCCTCCAACACCTACCGCAGCTTCCCCGGCGCCGACCTGTTCGCCACCGGCGGCCAGGGCGAGGCCCCGGCCTCCAAGAAGCTGAACATCGTCCAGGTCTCCGAGGACGGCAAGCCCCTCGCCGTCTGGGCCTTCAACGTCAAGCTCAAGTAG
- a CDS encoding DUF3027 domain-containing protein produces the protein MSAATTRSRTPDRLCVEAVDLARAAAEEAAYPGVVGEHTAAIAEGDRVVTHFFECKDPGYRGWRWAVTVTRASRAKNVTLDETVLLPGDDALLAPEWVPWSERLRPGDMGPGDLLPTDAEDLRLEAGWSGEDAPPPNSVVSTEMAELVEAEDADVTDRAVVPVRGSITSVAEELGMRRARVLSRYGLHSAADRWDESFGAKTPMAQAAPASCVSCGFLVAIGGSLGQAFGVCANEFGPADGRLVSLSYGCGGHSEAAVMPKPPRPAPPVLDSMASDEFHLRPSSDSGSVLTTDPLAPDLGHS, from the coding sequence GTGAGTGCTGCGACGACGCGAAGCCGTACCCCCGACCGCCTGTGCGTCGAGGCGGTGGACCTCGCCCGAGCGGCGGCCGAAGAGGCCGCCTACCCCGGAGTGGTGGGCGAGCACACTGCCGCCATCGCGGAAGGTGACCGGGTCGTCACGCACTTCTTCGAGTGCAAGGACCCCGGCTACCGGGGCTGGCGCTGGGCCGTAACCGTGACGCGCGCCTCCCGCGCGAAGAACGTCACCCTCGACGAAACGGTGCTCCTGCCGGGTGACGACGCCCTGCTGGCCCCCGAGTGGGTGCCGTGGAGCGAGCGGCTGCGCCCGGGTGACATGGGTCCCGGGGACCTGCTCCCCACGGACGCCGAGGACCTGCGGCTGGAAGCCGGCTGGTCGGGTGAGGACGCCCCGCCGCCGAACTCGGTGGTGTCCACCGAGATGGCCGAACTGGTCGAGGCGGAGGACGCCGACGTCACCGACCGCGCGGTGGTGCCCGTACGCGGCTCCATCACCTCCGTCGCGGAGGAGCTGGGCATGCGGCGGGCGCGGGTGCTCTCCCGCTACGGGCTGCACAGCGCGGCCGACCGCTGGGACGAGTCCTTCGGCGCGAAGACCCCGATGGCGCAGGCGGCCCCGGCCTCGTGCGTCTCCTGTGGTTTCCTCGTCGCGATCGGCGGCTCGCTGGGCCAGGCGTTCGGCGTCTGCGCGAACGAGTTCGGACCGGCCGACGGCCGGCTGGTCTCCCTGTCCTACGGCTGCGGCGGCCACTCGGAAGCCGCGGTCATGCCGAAGCCGCCGCGGCCGGCGCCGCCCGTGCTGGACTCGATGGCCTCGGACGAGTTCCACCTCCGGCCGTCCTCCGACTCCGGCTCGGTCCTGACCACGGACCCCCTGGCCCCGGATCTGGGCCACTCTTGA